The Spirosoma foliorum genome has a window encoding:
- a CDS encoding DUF1349 domain-containing protein: MIWYNKPAIWSEERDWLYLRAEGDTDFWRVTHYDFIRDNGHFYYREQAGDFVASVKVSGQYKNQYDQAGLMLRLDNHNWIKTGIEYVDEQQQVSAVVTREFSDWSVCPQPHNPPFVYFRLTRQNNSVRIDYSFDDFTYQMLRLAYFPADVSVQIGLMAAAPDGGGFDVTFEQFSVLDIS, encoded by the coding sequence ATGATTTGGTACAATAAACCGGCAATCTGGTCGGAAGAACGGGACTGGCTGTACCTGAGGGCCGAAGGTGACACCGATTTCTGGCGGGTGACTCATTATGATTTTATCCGCGATAACGGGCATTTCTATTATCGTGAACAGGCGGGTGACTTTGTAGCTAGTGTGAAAGTGTCCGGCCAATACAAAAACCAATATGATCAGGCAGGGTTGATGCTGAGGCTCGACAATCACAACTGGATCAAGACGGGAATCGAATATGTTGATGAGCAACAACAGGTAAGCGCAGTAGTTACGCGCGAATTTTCAGACTGGTCGGTGTGCCCGCAACCTCATAATCCACCGTTCGTTTACTTCCGTCTTACCCGACAGAATAACTCAGTACGCATTGATTATTCGTTCGATGATTTTACCTATCAAATGCTACGGTTAGCTTATTTTCCTGCCGATGTTTCTGTACAAATCGGCCTGATGGCAGCTGCTCCCGATGGAGGAGGGTTCGATGTGACTTTTGAGCAGTTCTCGGTATTGGACATTTCTTAA
- a CDS encoding glycosyltransferase family 117 protein, with amino-acid sequence MQSFKRLNTLTGWFVFAVALVTYAMTVERTASFWDCGEFIACSFKLQVPHPPGAPFFLLLGRLFSMMSFGNLTNVAYWVNMASVLASAFTILFLFWTITMLAQKLLPKPESEYNTADTLLVIGTSAVGALAYTFSDTFWFSAVEAEVYGMSSFFTAIVVWAAFKWERIDDEAAANRWLIFIAYLTGLSIGVHLLNLVTLPALALIYYFKKQSKPTFTGGLVAGGIGLVVLGIINAGIIPGLPGMAFTVERFFVNTLGLPFTSGAIFFTVVFIGAIVYGIIWSARKRHVIMNTALLALAFVLIGYASYMQVLVRAEFNPPINENDPSDELNFLSYLRREQYGSRSLLYGPVFTARPIDQKQGAAMWKKEGNKYVVFDHQPEYIYAPGDEMLFPRVYSSQQNHPALYRQMLGLAEGQKPTMGDNIKYLFSYQLGHMWWRYLMWNFAGRESDEEGAGYLLPWSSDNGAPDLLKTNKARDNFYMLPFALGLFGIAFQYFRRRRDFIIVGLLFLFTGIALQVFLNSPPSEPRERDYIYVGSFYFFAIWLGLGVMAIAEGLRNTLKSDTARNGLVVGLALLVPVMMGAKSWDNHNRDHRYQSVDFAKNLLNSCAPNAVLFTGGDNDTFPLWYVQEVEGFRTDVRVCNLSLLGTEWYIQQMKRKTYQSDALPISLEFDQFNKGKNDIVPFYEVPGVKNGIDLKQYISLIKTSNPAVQVPLTNGDMTSILPSSVLFLPIDKASVDQANFVPAALRPLMKDTLQWTIGKKDLYKPDLIMLDIIATNNWKRPIYFSSTLASDNYLSLKNYMQLEGYAYRLMPVAVPGATDGYVNADVMYTNMTKKTFWRDFDNPNTYYDETYKGPPVISARIAFFRLADQLIREGNKAKAHEVLNYSLKVIPDKSIPYDQISSNYVRFLFEVGDNKKALEIAEIMANRADQALTYDKSGNGNRFGSPDSDLYILQTIVEACKEAKQTAAANKYEAIFQKHINAFG; translated from the coding sequence ATGCAGTCATTCAAACGCCTGAACACCCTCACAGGCTGGTTCGTTTTCGCTGTCGCGCTGGTAACTTACGCGATGACCGTAGAACGGACAGCCAGTTTCTGGGACTGTGGCGAATTTATTGCGTGTTCGTTTAAACTTCAGGTTCCCCACCCACCTGGTGCCCCATTTTTCCTTTTGTTGGGACGACTCTTTTCCATGATGTCGTTTGGTAACCTGACCAATGTTGCCTACTGGGTAAACATGGCATCGGTACTTGCCAGTGCGTTCACCATCTTGTTTTTGTTCTGGACCATTACCATGCTGGCCCAAAAGCTCTTGCCAAAACCGGAGAGCGAATACAACACCGCCGATACGCTATTAGTGATTGGTACGAGTGCAGTAGGTGCCCTGGCCTACACATTTTCTGACACATTCTGGTTCTCGGCTGTTGAAGCGGAGGTATACGGGATGTCTTCGTTTTTTACGGCTATCGTTGTTTGGGCTGCGTTCAAATGGGAGCGTATCGATGATGAAGCGGCAGCCAATCGCTGGCTTATTTTCATTGCCTATCTGACGGGCTTATCGATCGGCGTTCACTTATTGAACCTCGTTACATTGCCCGCTTTGGCACTGATTTATTACTTTAAAAAACAGTCGAAACCAACATTCACAGGTGGCTTAGTGGCTGGTGGTATTGGCCTGGTTGTTCTGGGAATTATCAACGCAGGTATCATTCCGGGTCTTCCTGGTATGGCCTTTACTGTTGAACGGTTCTTTGTAAACACGCTGGGATTACCCTTCACTTCGGGGGCTATTTTCTTTACGGTCGTCTTTATAGGCGCTATCGTATATGGCATTATCTGGTCGGCCCGGAAGCGGCATGTGATCATGAACACGGCTTTGCTGGCCCTGGCATTTGTGCTCATCGGTTATGCCTCGTATATGCAAGTGTTGGTACGGGCTGAGTTCAACCCACCAATTAACGAGAACGATCCTAGCGATGAGCTGAACTTCCTGTCGTATCTGCGTCGTGAGCAATATGGCAGCCGTTCGCTGTTATACGGTCCGGTCTTCACCGCGCGTCCAATCGATCAGAAACAGGGTGCTGCTATGTGGAAAAAAGAAGGTAACAAGTATGTTGTCTTCGACCATCAGCCAGAATACATTTATGCGCCGGGCGATGAGATGCTGTTCCCACGTGTATATAGCAGCCAGCAAAATCACCCTGCGCTTTATCGCCAGATGCTGGGGCTTGCCGAAGGGCAGAAACCGACAATGGGCGATAACATTAAGTATCTGTTCAGCTATCAGTTGGGCCATATGTGGTGGCGTTACCTGATGTGGAACTTCGCTGGTCGGGAGAGTGACGAAGAGGGTGCTGGTTATCTGCTTCCTTGGTCGTCAGACAATGGCGCCCCTGATTTATTGAAAACCAACAAAGCCCGCGACAATTTTTACATGTTACCGTTTGCCCTGGGATTATTCGGGATTGCTTTTCAGTATTTCCGTCGCCGTCGCGATTTTATCATTGTAGGGCTGCTGTTTTTATTCACCGGTATCGCCTTACAAGTATTCCTGAACTCACCGCCATCGGAGCCGCGTGAACGGGATTATATCTATGTGGGTTCCTTCTATTTCTTTGCCATCTGGCTCGGTTTGGGCGTAATGGCCATTGCCGAAGGCTTGCGGAATACGCTGAAATCAGATACCGCCCGGAATGGTCTGGTCGTTGGTTTAGCGCTGCTGGTGCCTGTGATGATGGGTGCCAAGAGCTGGGATAACCACAACCGCGATCATCGGTACCAATCAGTCGATTTTGCGAAGAACCTGTTGAACTCCTGTGCGCCTAATGCGGTGCTCTTCACGGGTGGCGATAACGATACATTCCCGCTTTGGTATGTGCAGGAGGTTGAAGGCTTCCGCACCGATGTGCGTGTCTGTAACCTGAGTTTGCTGGGTACAGAATGGTACATTCAGCAGATGAAGCGCAAAACGTACCAGTCGGATGCGCTGCCGATCTCGTTAGAGTTCGACCAGTTCAATAAGGGTAAAAATGATATTGTGCCCTTCTATGAAGTACCGGGTGTGAAAAATGGTATCGATCTGAAGCAATACATCAGCTTGATTAAGACCAGCAATCCGGCCGTTCAGGTACCATTGACCAATGGCGACATGACGAGCATTTTACCATCGTCGGTGCTATTCCTGCCAATTGATAAAGCATCGGTTGATCAGGCCAATTTTGTTCCGGCAGCGTTGCGCCCATTGATGAAGGATACCTTGCAGTGGACCATTGGTAAGAAGGACCTCTACAAGCCTGACCTCATTATGCTCGATATCATTGCGACCAACAACTGGAAACGGCCTATCTATTTCTCCAGCACACTGGCAAGCGATAACTACCTGAGCCTGAAAAATTACATGCAGTTGGAAGGCTATGCATATCGACTAATGCCAGTTGCCGTTCCAGGTGCTACCGATGGCTATGTGAATGCTGACGTTATGTACACCAACATGACCAAGAAGACATTCTGGCGTGATTTCGACAACCCAAATACGTACTACGACGAAACGTATAAAGGACCTCCGGTGATTTCGGCTCGTATCGCGTTCTTCCGTCTGGCCGATCAGCTTATCCGCGAAGGGAATAAAGCCAAAGCGCATGAGGTACTCAATTACTCGCTGAAGGTGATTCCGGATAAGAGTATTCCATACGACCAGATTTCGTCAAACTACGTTCGGTTCCTGTTTGAAGTTGGCGATAATAAAAAGGCGCTTGAGATTGCTGAAATCATGGCAAATCGCGCCGATCAGGCATTGACCTACGATAAGAGTGGCAACGGAAACCGCTTCGGTAGCCCGGATTCCGATCTGTATATTCTGCAAACGATAGTTGAAGCTTGTAAAGAAGCCAAGCAAACAGCCGCTGCAAACAAATACGAAGCGATTTTCCAGAAGCACATAAATGCCTTTGGTTGA
- a CDS encoding glycosyltransferase family 61 protein, translating into MMRRLRDLLKTFLEALLKRFGVVLLTKQQTEEYLSPYIVAVSPETQIILHAVPNAAHPATLVFKPTEAVAHQSYVWYYKPALPRTTQLPFGGILTNTNVLCTDFERYHLVQNFLKKGSRTRIMHDILIAPWAHMLDGIAFGGYYDFVILVAAKLCRIREALPEAVFAEAVLAYPLFKTEYEREYLSLIGFTPDRTLDSRLYEVQFNECILGNSGHWFYPNLADIVALKKQVESQLKPVRTAHNRIYISRSGRRRVVNEDALIELLKRYNFTIVDDRPRSVAEQVAIYKNASFIIGPHGASFTNIIWCESGTHLFELFTSTMVVDHFRYLSQLMGMQYSAYYHVIMMGNSRHSLEEDLFVSIADLEQSLNNLLQTA; encoded by the coding sequence ATGATGAGACGTTTACGGGATCTACTAAAAACCTTTCTGGAAGCGCTGTTGAAGCGATTTGGAGTTGTTTTGTTAACGAAGCAACAGACAGAGGAATACCTAAGTCCGTACATCGTGGCGGTTAGTCCGGAAACCCAGATTATACTCCATGCTGTCCCCAATGCAGCTCATCCAGCAACCCTTGTATTTAAGCCGACCGAAGCTGTTGCCCACCAGAGTTATGTCTGGTATTATAAGCCTGCTCTCCCCAGAACGACCCAATTGCCGTTTGGCGGAATCCTGACGAATACCAATGTGCTTTGTACCGATTTCGAGCGCTATCATTTGGTGCAAAATTTCCTGAAAAAAGGAAGCCGAACCCGAATTATGCACGATATTCTCATTGCCCCCTGGGCGCATATGTTAGATGGTATTGCTTTTGGAGGATATTATGATTTTGTGATTTTGGTGGCAGCGAAATTGTGCCGAATCCGGGAAGCGCTACCCGAGGCCGTTTTTGCTGAAGCTGTTCTGGCGTATCCTTTGTTTAAAACGGAGTACGAACGTGAGTATCTGTCGTTAATCGGGTTTACACCAGATCGTACTTTGGACAGTCGCCTGTATGAGGTTCAATTTAACGAGTGTATACTTGGCAATAGCGGGCACTGGTTCTACCCAAATCTGGCCGATATTGTAGCTTTGAAAAAGCAGGTAGAAAGCCAACTAAAACCAGTTCGAACGGCCCATAACCGAATCTACATAAGCCGTTCGGGCCGACGGCGTGTGGTCAACGAAGACGCTCTGATTGAGTTACTGAAAAGGTATAATTTCACCATTGTTGATGACAGGCCCAGGTCTGTTGCCGAACAGGTGGCTATCTACAAAAATGCGTCGTTCATCATTGGGCCGCATGGCGCTTCATTCACCAACATCATTTGGTGTGAGTCGGGTACCCACCTCTTCGAGCTGTTCACGTCTACGATGGTTGTCGATCATTTTCGGTATCTGTCTCAATTAATGGGCATGCAGTATTCGGCTTATTACCACGTAATCATGATGGGGAATAGCCGGCATTCCCTTGAGGAAGACCTTTTTGTATCTATTGCCGACCTGGAGCAAAGTCTAAACAACCTGCTTCAGACTGCATAG
- a CDS encoding heavy-metal-associated domain-containing protein, whose protein sequence is MLRNLFLTALTSLVLLGNSFASAPNRDDKEKEVKIKTSAICGMCKARIERNLAFEKGVKEADLDVKSKVVTIKYNPAKTDISKLKANISKTGYDAEEVTADPVGYNKLPSCCKKGSEMESHQ, encoded by the coding sequence ATGTTGCGTAACCTGTTTCTAACCGCCCTGACCTCATTGGTGCTTTTGGGCAACTCGTTTGCCAGTGCGCCAAATCGGGACGATAAAGAGAAGGAAGTTAAGATCAAGACATCGGCCATCTGTGGCATGTGCAAGGCCCGTATCGAACGGAATCTGGCCTTCGAAAAGGGTGTTAAAGAAGCTGACCTGGACGTAAAATCGAAAGTCGTTACCATTAAATATAACCCTGCCAAGACGGATATTTCTAAACTGAAAGCCAACATCAGTAAAACCGGCTACGATGCCGAAGAAGTAACTGCCGATCCTGTAGGCTACAACAAATTACCGAGCTGCTGCAAGAAAGGTAGCGAGATGGAAAGTCATCAATAA
- a CDS encoding DUF4258 domain-containing protein: MIENIRDKVHDELFEISNHALTRSTQRYILLDEIVEAILAGEIIEDYPDDRYGPSCLIAGYTKKQRPLHIQCSYPSRPLLKIITVYEPTLDKWEANLKVRKR, from the coding sequence ATGATTGAGAATATTCGGGATAAAGTACATGATGAACTGTTTGAGATATCAAATCACGCGCTTACTCGCAGTACTCAACGATACATCCTTCTCGACGAAATAGTAGAAGCAATTTTGGCGGGAGAGATTATTGAAGACTATCCAGATGATCGATATGGACCAAGTTGTCTAATTGCTGGATATACTAAAAAACAGCGACCTTTGCATATTCAGTGCAGTTATCCATCAAGACCTTTACTGAAAATTATTACTGTTTACGAACCAACACTTGACAAATGGGAAGCGAATCTAAAAGTAAGGAAGCGATGA
- a CDS encoding bifunctional 5,10-methylenetetrahydrofolate dehydrogenase/5,10-methenyltetrahydrofolate cyclohydrolase, which translates to MQLLDGKFLSAQIKQEIAAEVAQIKEQGGKIPHLVAILVGNKGASETYVASKMKNCEEVGMHSTLIRFDPSVTEEELLDKVREVNENPDMDGLIVQLPLPDHINPDRVMETINPAKDVDGFHPINIGRMAKGLPAYISATPQGVLEMLKRYDIQTSGKHCVVVGRSQIVGLPMSILMQRNTYPGNCTVTLTHSRTTNLAEICRSADILVAALGKPEFVTADMVKEGAVVIDVGLERVPDARKKSGFALKGDVKFDEVAPKTSFITPVPGGVGLMTICSLMQNTLKAARGEIY; encoded by the coding sequence ATGCAACTCCTTGACGGTAAATTCCTTTCAGCACAAATCAAACAGGAAATCGCGGCCGAAGTCGCACAAATTAAAGAACAGGGCGGTAAAATTCCGCACCTCGTGGCGATTCTGGTTGGCAATAAGGGGGCTTCAGAAACCTACGTAGCCTCGAAAATGAAAAACTGTGAAGAGGTCGGTATGCACTCGACGCTGATCCGCTTCGACCCTTCGGTTACCGAAGAAGAGCTGCTCGATAAAGTTCGGGAAGTAAACGAAAACCCCGATATGGATGGTCTGATTGTGCAACTTCCGTTGCCAGATCATATCAACCCTGATCGTGTCATGGAAACGATTAACCCTGCGAAAGATGTAGATGGTTTCCACCCGATCAACATTGGGCGCATGGCAAAAGGGTTGCCCGCTTACATTTCGGCAACGCCCCAGGGTGTGCTGGAAATGCTGAAACGGTACGATATTCAAACGTCGGGTAAGCATTGTGTCGTGGTTGGACGGAGCCAAATTGTGGGCTTACCGATGTCTATTCTCATGCAACGAAATACCTACCCTGGTAACTGTACCGTAACGCTCACACATAGCCGGACAACGAATTTGGCCGAAATCTGTCGCTCAGCCGATATTTTGGTTGCAGCTCTTGGTAAACCAGAATTTGTAACGGCCGACATGGTTAAAGAGGGAGCTGTTGTTATTGACGTGGGCTTAGAGCGCGTACCTGATGCCAGGAAGAAAAGCGGATTTGCTCTGAAAGGCGACGTGAAATTTGATGAAGTTGCACCAAAAACAAGTTTCATTACGCCCGTGCCCGGTGGTGTTGGTCTAATGACTATCTGCTCCCTCATGCAGAATACCCTGAAAGCTGCGCGGGGAGAGATTTATTAG
- a CDS encoding Na+/H+ antiporter, whose product MHQTLLLCLALMLAVTLLVMVGQRLRIPVPIFLVISGLAVSLIPGIPRIEIDPELIFLIFLPPLLYEAAWFTSWKEFWRWRRIIIVLAFGLVIFTSVAVAYVSSAVMPEFTLAMGFLLGGIISPPDAVAATSVLKEVKISKTTVSILEGESLVNDAASLIVFRFALAAVISGSFVWQEASVDFLLVTFMGIVVGLVVACIFYAIHRWLPTSTRISILLTFLAPYIMYMAAEEFEVSGVMAVVSGGLFLSNQSHVILNHSSRIQGTGMWATVVFALNGLVFILIGLELPVIINGLDGYSKTEAILYALLITGVIIVTRMVFTISASYFTQFIGKYITVAQRNPGLRGPIVLGWAGMRGVVSLASALSVPLTIQDGVPFPHRNLILFITFVVILVTLVFQGLTLPLVIRWVQPKELVERTPEDRQETKIRLKLLKVALQYLQQNYAEASSQNELVENLKNRIESDLHQTKRHLDSVESDGENVAQYNEIMIDIIRVKRDELHRLRSIQEFDDEVIRREEARIDLEEEKIDHPIH is encoded by the coding sequence ATGCATCAAACTTTGTTGCTTTGTCTGGCATTAATGCTGGCGGTTACATTACTGGTAATGGTTGGGCAGCGGCTGCGTATCCCTGTCCCTATTTTTTTAGTAATAAGTGGTTTAGCTGTCAGTCTTATTCCAGGTATTCCACGTATTGAAATTGACCCTGAACTCATCTTCTTGATTTTCCTGCCGCCTTTACTGTACGAAGCAGCCTGGTTTACGTCCTGGAAGGAATTCTGGCGCTGGCGACGCATCATTATTGTGCTGGCTTTTGGGTTGGTTATTTTTACTTCAGTTGCCGTTGCGTATGTATCAAGTGCGGTAATGCCTGAATTTACGCTGGCAATGGGATTCCTGTTAGGCGGCATCATTTCTCCGCCCGATGCCGTTGCGGCTACTTCGGTATTGAAGGAGGTCAAGATTTCCAAAACCACGGTTAGTATTCTGGAAGGCGAAAGTTTAGTAAATGATGCGGCCAGTTTGATTGTCTTCCGGTTTGCCCTGGCCGCTGTTATTTCGGGTTCTTTCGTATGGCAGGAAGCTTCGGTTGATTTCCTGCTGGTTACGTTTATGGGGATTGTTGTTGGCCTGGTCGTTGCCTGCATCTTCTACGCCATTCACCGCTGGCTACCTACCTCAACCCGCATTAGCATTCTGCTTACCTTCCTGGCCCCTTACATTATGTACATGGCTGCCGAAGAATTCGAAGTATCAGGGGTAATGGCGGTTGTTAGTGGTGGGCTATTTTTATCCAATCAGAGTCACGTAATTCTCAATCATAGCTCCCGGATTCAAGGAACGGGGATGTGGGCCACGGTAGTTTTTGCGCTCAATGGATTGGTATTTATTCTAATCGGGCTCGAACTACCCGTTATTATCAATGGGTTGGATGGGTACTCGAAAACAGAAGCCATTTTGTATGCGTTGCTGATTACAGGCGTTATCATTGTTACCCGTATGGTATTCACGATATCGGCCTCCTATTTCACGCAATTTATCGGAAAATACATCACTGTCGCGCAGCGAAATCCCGGTTTGCGCGGTCCAATCGTTCTTGGCTGGGCAGGTATGCGCGGGGTTGTATCGCTGGCATCCGCGTTGTCAGTTCCGTTAACCATTCAAGACGGAGTTCCTTTTCCGCATCGAAATTTGATCCTGTTCATCACGTTCGTAGTCATTCTGGTTACGCTTGTTTTTCAGGGTCTGACATTGCCGCTTGTTATTCGATGGGTTCAGCCTAAAGAACTCGTTGAGCGTACTCCGGAAGACAGACAGGAAACAAAGATTCGATTAAAGCTATTGAAAGTAGCCCTGCAATATCTCCAGCAAAATTATGCCGAAGCATCAAGCCAAAATGAATTAGTAGAGAATTTAAAGAATCGAATAGAGAGTGATCTTCATCAGACAAAACGGCATTTAGATTCTGTAGAAAGCGACGGCGAAAACGTGGCGCAATACAACGAAATCATGATTGATATTATTCGGGTGAAACGCGACGAATTACATCGACTACGAAGCATTCAGGAGTTTGATGACGAAGTGATTCGCCGAGAAGAAGCTCGAATAGACCTGGAAGAAGAAAAGATTGACCACCCGATTCATTGA
- a CDS encoding helix-turn-helix domain-containing protein yields MKLYIKYMVSLRCKMIVQETLDRLGIHHGVVDLGVVEVRDDISAEQHNQLKINLLNFGLELMDDRKAILIEKIKNVIIDMVHYTDELPKTNNSTYIQAKLDYDYTYLTNLFSEVAGITIEQYIIAQKIERVKELLLYDELNLTQIAYKLHYSSVAHLSNQFKKVTGLTPSFFKRLKHKKRIELEMI; encoded by the coding sequence ATGAAACTCTACATCAAGTACATGGTAAGCCTCCGCTGCAAAATGATTGTCCAGGAAACGTTAGACAGGCTTGGTATACATCACGGAGTTGTAGATCTGGGCGTCGTAGAAGTAAGAGATGATATCTCAGCTGAACAGCATAATCAATTAAAAATCAATTTGTTGAACTTTGGCCTTGAGTTGATGGATGACAGAAAAGCGATACTGATTGAAAAAATAAAAAATGTCATTATTGACATGGTACATTATACCGATGAGCTGCCTAAAACAAATAATTCAACGTATATCCAGGCGAAACTTGACTATGACTATACCTATCTGACTAATCTTTTTTCTGAGGTAGCTGGAATCACTATTGAGCAGTATATTATTGCTCAAAAAATTGAACGGGTGAAAGAATTACTCTTGTATGATGAGCTTAATCTTACACAGATAGCCTATAAGTTGCATTATAGCAGCGTGGCACATTTATCTAATCAATTCAAGAAAGTTACCGGATTAACTCCATCCTTTTTTAAGCGTCTCAAGCACAAAAAGCGTATTGAGCTAGAGATGATATAA
- a CDS encoding four-helix bundle copper-binding protein, whose protein sequence is METMQHTHTHVDTCFECAEACERCVTACLEMGDKDGKGHDMTACIKLCRDCADICTLCGRLDARGSDFSRDFMVLCAEVCEACAKECEKHAGHHAHCKACAEACRKCAEECRSMSASA, encoded by the coding sequence ATGGAAACGATGCAACACACGCATACCCATGTAGACACCTGTTTCGAATGTGCCGAAGCCTGCGAACGCTGCGTAACGGCTTGCCTGGAAATGGGCGACAAAGACGGAAAAGGTCATGACATGACGGCTTGCATTAAACTCTGCCGCGATTGTGCCGATATCTGTACACTGTGTGGCCGTTTGGATGCCCGTGGCTCAGACTTCTCGCGTGATTTTATGGTACTATGTGCCGAAGTCTGTGAGGCCTGTGCCAAAGAATGTGAAAAACACGCAGGGCATCATGCGCATTGTAAAGCCTGCGCTGAAGCCTGTCGCAAATGTGCCGAAGAATGTCGGTCCATGTCGGCAAGTGCATAA
- a CDS encoding DUF4385 domain-containing protein — MPSTDRAFNYDLDYRNLNLREQPELYRVGKGEMGVLLVQPYKSEILPYWRFKTPEIARESSGKIYQLFLDYKANGDFIGMDMARKFLQMGYTRSRRYANHASGQKYNGPVPDDKKGQSGAHGREQLPREEDPVKAESARIFYGKYLEAREDETYKKLKKEWQEQYG; from the coding sequence ATGCCCTCAACTGACCGTGCCTTTAACTATGATCTCGATTACCGAAATCTAAATCTCCGCGAACAGCCTGAACTTTATCGGGTTGGAAAAGGGGAGATGGGTGTGCTTTTGGTGCAGCCCTACAAGTCCGAAATTCTCCCATATTGGCGGTTTAAAACACCGGAAATCGCTCGTGAGTCATCCGGAAAAATTTATCAGCTCTTTCTGGATTATAAAGCCAATGGTGATTTCATTGGCATGGATATGGCCCGGAAGTTTCTACAAATGGGCTACACCAGGTCAAGGCGTTACGCAAACCATGCCAGTGGTCAGAAATACAACGGCCCTGTTCCTGATGATAAAAAAGGCCAGTCAGGTGCGCATGGCCGCGAGCAGCTTCCGCGCGAAGAAGACCCCGTCAAAGCCGAATCGGCACGGATTTTTTATGGGAAGTATCTGGAAGCACGCGAAGATGAAACCTATAAGAAGTTGAAAAAGGAATGGCAGGAGCAGTATGGGTAG
- a CDS encoding sialidase family protein — translation MHPLLSLLFVINLLIGPPAITGKQVGKGKHPSVATDPAGKVHVVYGQGGLIYYTCTQDGNQFAEPVRVDSLPGLHLGASRGPQIAATKQSVVITAIDKAGNIWSYTRVNSTGKWQKRVRVNDVADIAKEGFVALTAGPDNSYMATWLDLRGDNQNKIVGARSVDGGKTWLPNQVLYQSPDGTVCECCQLSIVSQRQQVAIMFRNFINGARDMYLVRSSDGGKTVGKAEKLGEGTWQLKACPMDGGGLFMTEDGKLSTVWRRNDKLFIAKSGQPETEYATGKNAKIVTTSRGDYIVFQQDGQIWGTSPGQTKPALISTGGYPKLALMPKNKVLCLWEEEGTVQAGFVP, via the coding sequence ATGCATCCGCTACTGAGCCTCCTGTTCGTAATCAACCTACTAATCGGCCCGCCAGCGATTACGGGGAAACAAGTAGGTAAAGGAAAGCATCCGTCGGTGGCCACCGACCCCGCCGGAAAGGTGCATGTTGTATACGGGCAGGGTGGACTTATTTACTATACCTGCACCCAGGATGGTAACCAGTTTGCCGAACCTGTACGCGTAGATAGTTTGCCAGGATTGCATCTGGGCGCGTCGAGAGGGCCACAAATTGCAGCTACTAAACAGTCGGTGGTGATAACGGCCATTGATAAAGCGGGCAATATTTGGTCGTATACTCGAGTAAATTCGACGGGGAAATGGCAGAAACGGGTTCGGGTGAATGATGTAGCTGATATTGCCAAAGAGGGTTTTGTTGCGCTAACCGCTGGACCCGACAACAGCTATATGGCCACCTGGCTTGATTTGCGGGGAGACAACCAAAACAAAATTGTGGGCGCTCGCTCGGTCGACGGCGGAAAAACATGGTTACCCAATCAGGTTTTATATCAATCGCCGGATGGAACAGTTTGTGAATGCTGTCAGCTTTCGATTGTAAGCCAGCGCCAGCAGGTTGCTATTATGTTTCGCAATTTCATCAACGGTGCCCGCGATATGTATCTGGTCCGGTCGAGCGATGGCGGAAAAACAGTTGGAAAGGCCGAAAAACTAGGAGAAGGCACGTGGCAACTCAAAGCCTGCCCAATGGATGGGGGAGGACTATTTATGACTGAGGACGGTAAATTATCGACCGTATGGCGCCGAAATGATAAGTTATTCATTGCCAAATCAGGGCAGCCCGAAACGGAATATGCCACGGGCAAGAATGCAAAGATTGTGACAACATCCAGGGGCGATTACATCGTCTTTCAACAGGATGGTCAAATTTGGGGTACATCGCCCGGTCAGACAAAACCTGCTCTTATTAGTACGGGAGGGTATCCTAAGTTGGCGCTAATGCCTAAAAATAAAGTACTCTGTTTGTGGGAGGAAGAAGGTACCGTTCAGGCAGGGTTCGTACCCTGA